A window of Mangifera indica cultivar Alphonso chromosome 11, CATAS_Mindica_2.1, whole genome shotgun sequence contains these coding sequences:
- the LOC123230118 gene encoding transcription factor bHLH95-like, producing MLANNFNNPYFSSEQNHAWFDSSFDDINFASKEKLEMRDGDNSRSHCPRGKPQVQVSNKRIRSNNGRGIGCGGGESVHEMHILTERERRKKMRNMFSNLHALLPRLPAKADKSTIVDEAVKYIKTLQQTLQALQKQRLEKLQSATAVDYEQSIITSSKVTALGSRESYLADQGPPPKNLSMPTTTPHSFQVPNSPACFQTWFSPNVMVNTCGDDAQISLCSPRKTGLLATILCILEKHNLDLVSANISSDNYRSLYMIHAHASRAHQFPEAISVEEIFKLAVGEMNLWLLTS from the exons ATGTTGgcaaacaattttaataatccGTATTTCTCCTCCGAACAAAACCATGCATGGTTTGATTCTAGTtttgatgatataaattttgcCAGTAAAGAGAAGTTGGAGATGAGAGATGGCGATAATTCAAGGTCTCATTGTCCCAGAGGTAAACCACAAGTACAGGTAAGCAATAAGAGAATAAGAAGTAATAATGGAAGGGGCATTGGTTGTGGTGGTGGTGAATCTGTGCATGAGATGCATATACTGACTGAGAGAGAAAGgaggaaaaagatgagaaaCATGTTTTCGAATCTTCATGCTTTGCTTCCTCGTCTTCCTGCTAAG GCAGATAAGTCCACCATTGTTGATGAAGctgtaaaatatattaaaacccTTCAACAAACCCTCCAAGCGCTTCAAAAACAAAGGCTTGAAAAGCTCCAAAGTGCTACTGCTGTTGATTATGAACAATCAATTATCACGTCTTCAAAGGTAACAGCACTGGGTTCAAGAGAATCATATTTGGCTGATCAGGGACCACCACCAAAGAACTTGTCAATGCCCACAACCACGCCTCACTCGTTTCAAGTCCCCAATTCTCCAGCTTGCTTTCAGACGTGGTTTTCACCGAATGTAATGGTGAATACGTGTGGGGATGATGCACAAATCAGCTTGTGTTCACCAAGAAAGACAGGGTTGTTGGCCACCATTCTCTGCATACTGGAAAAACATAATTTGGACCTGGTGTCTGCTAATATTTCCTCCGATAACTACCGTAGCTTGTACATGATCCATGCCCAT GCAAGTAGAGCTCATCAATTTCCGGAGGCCATATCGGTAGAGGAAATATTCAAACTAGCAGTAGGGGAGATGAACTTATGGCTCTTGACGTCTTGA
- the LOC123229015 gene encoding transcription factor ALC-like isoform X1, whose amino-acid sequence MADLYGTTPPTSDHEPEEITSFLNQLIHNSSASSSFCLLPKPEDRNQFGQSADPSLLGSSSPAVVNFSNFKVAAVDSDTNDSEKGQEAPEVPSDSRIQNKTSSSKRSRAAEVHNMSEKRRRSRINEKMKALQNLIPNSNKTDKASMLDEAIEYLKQLQLQVQMLTMRNGLSLHPAWIPGVLQPMQLPQMGTVFDGGDELLNTNRATNNLSANEETIVKTAFNQSNQCTVSNQPMVISSMSDVSTSEAPFGHEPLIQANYAPFSFSSSKEIHSEGVPQVLLDMNFSGKSSSSVVS is encoded by the exons ATGGCGGATCTGTACGGAACTACACCACCGACTTCGGACCACGAGCCTGAAGAAATCACCTCATTTCTGAACCAACTTATCCACAATTCTTCAGCATcatcttctttttgtttattgcCTAAACCGGAGGATCGCAATCAATTTGGCCAATCGGCTGACCCGTCCCTTCTTGGCTCCTCTTCACCTGCTGTTGTCAATTTCTCTAACTTTAAGGTTGCTGCTGTGGATTCTGATACCAATGATAGCGAG aAGGGTCAGGAGGCGCCGGAAGTGCCATCGGACAGtagaattcaaaataaaacgTCGTCCTCCAAAAGGAGCAGGGCCGCAGAGGTTCATAATATGTCAGAAAAG AGGAGAAGGAGTAGGATTAATGAGAAAATGAAAGCGTTGCAAAATCTAATCCCAAATTCTAATAAG ACTGATAAAGCTTCCATGTTGGATGAGGCAATAGAATATCTAAAGCAGCTTCAGCTTCAAGTACAG ATGTTAACAATGAGAAATGGGCTGAGTTTGCACCCAGCATGGATACCTGGTGTATTACAGCCAATGCAACTGCCTCAAATGGGAACAGTCTTCGATGGGGGCGATGAGTTGCTGAATACCAACAGAGCGACAAACAATCTTTCTGCAAATGAAGAAACCATAGTTAAAACTGCCTTTAATCAATCCAACCAATGTACTGTCTCAAATCAACCAATGGTCATATCTTCAATGTCAGATGTTAGCACATCAGAAGCCCCATTTGGGCATGAACCACTGATTCAGGCTAACTATGCACCCTTCAGTTTCTCATCTTCCAAG GAGATCCACAGCGAAGGTGTTCCTCAAGTGCTTTTAGATATGAATTTCTCTGGGAAGAGCTCTTCATCTGTTGTGTCTTAG
- the LOC123229015 gene encoding transcription factor SPATULA-like isoform X2, giving the protein MADLYGTTPPTSDHEPEEITSFLNQLIHNSSASSSFCLLPKPEDRNQFGQSADPSLLGSSSPAVVNFSNFKVAAVDSDTNDSEGQEAPEVPSDSRIQNKTSSSKRSRAAEVHNMSEKRRRSRINEKMKALQNLIPNSNKTDKASMLDEAIEYLKQLQLQVQMLTMRNGLSLHPAWIPGVLQPMQLPQMGTVFDGGDELLNTNRATNNLSANEETIVKTAFNQSNQCTVSNQPMVISSMSDVSTSEAPFGHEPLIQANYAPFSFSSSKEIHSEGVPQVLLDMNFSGKSSSSVVS; this is encoded by the exons ATGGCGGATCTGTACGGAACTACACCACCGACTTCGGACCACGAGCCTGAAGAAATCACCTCATTTCTGAACCAACTTATCCACAATTCTTCAGCATcatcttctttttgtttattgcCTAAACCGGAGGATCGCAATCAATTTGGCCAATCGGCTGACCCGTCCCTTCTTGGCTCCTCTTCACCTGCTGTTGTCAATTTCTCTAACTTTAAGGTTGCTGCTGTGGATTCTGATACCAATGATAGCGAG GGTCAGGAGGCGCCGGAAGTGCCATCGGACAGtagaattcaaaataaaacgTCGTCCTCCAAAAGGAGCAGGGCCGCAGAGGTTCATAATATGTCAGAAAAG AGGAGAAGGAGTAGGATTAATGAGAAAATGAAAGCGTTGCAAAATCTAATCCCAAATTCTAATAAG ACTGATAAAGCTTCCATGTTGGATGAGGCAATAGAATATCTAAAGCAGCTTCAGCTTCAAGTACAG ATGTTAACAATGAGAAATGGGCTGAGTTTGCACCCAGCATGGATACCTGGTGTATTACAGCCAATGCAACTGCCTCAAATGGGAACAGTCTTCGATGGGGGCGATGAGTTGCTGAATACCAACAGAGCGACAAACAATCTTTCTGCAAATGAAGAAACCATAGTTAAAACTGCCTTTAATCAATCCAACCAATGTACTGTCTCAAATCAACCAATGGTCATATCTTCAATGTCAGATGTTAGCACATCAGAAGCCCCATTTGGGCATGAACCACTGATTCAGGCTAACTATGCACCCTTCAGTTTCTCATCTTCCAAG GAGATCCACAGCGAAGGTGTTCCTCAAGTGCTTTTAGATATGAATTTCTCTGGGAAGAGCTCTTCATCTGTTGTGTCTTAG
- the LOC123229446 gene encoding probable E3 ubiquitin-protein ligase RHG1A isoform X2: protein MQGQRGTIDSLPETLSFDHGSASSSAVDQQICWNNMRNSTDNRLPDYMLSPTDTNITYVNPMIHQRQTLNGWSLGEPSSSGPQNEVNHDERKTELGWPQLSSCEGGGPRLEEQHREPTSSILLNGSNINPNPLFAQCSNSNIMQQNLNLNTGFLSHDGDNYQVMGCPNSLKSGGSENERIPPASGSESFPLPSGSSGYRTEENDSRPGCSFEGRRASRKRKALEERVEQSSVSGSCSYFQHSESSAWPAVSAHCDGGSSLSMSASSEQVNSGLVLGVRAPASDRVPDAYVAGSAESSRRNFRVRMNPSVHQESLTPPLFPTGSPVMHSSVSSIHQLSDQSLNSRSAPVVDNASPQNQPILMHVPTLPRNLQPFRWDRGSTSRTGSSSNPNFSRDRDAFPREEARTRSMGRNILEHPMFVPTPGLRNLVRSQANRTLPARNLHIPGNVGSSSRTVSSSGVHTSSGPSWVSHLNLPPIRYPRRFSELVRRSLISSLGPESGGHGSNQTPLHSGPPPSPEDMVLSSGAVNQVHHQSYPIAPAASLLERQNAGVIGFPQPLRSLTPSFEGRSRFVVSEIRNVLDLMRRGESLRYEDVMILDQSVFFGVADIHDRHRDMRLDVDNMSYEELLALEERIGNVSTGLSEETILNRLKQKKYSIETISQQEREPCCICQEEYNDNEDIGTLECGHDFHASCIKQWLMHKNLCPICKTTALSTS from the exons ATGCAAGGGCAAAGGGGTACTATTGATTCTTTGCCTGAAACCTTAAGTTTTGACCATGGTTCTGCATCAAGTTCTGCTGTAGATCAGCAAATTTGCTGGAATAATATGCGGAATTCAACTGACAATCGATTGCCAGACTATATGCTATCACCCACTGATACAAACATTACATATGTGAATCCTATGATTCATCAACGGCAAACCTTGAATGGCTGGAGCTTAGGTGAACCCAGCTCTAGTGGTCCCCAAAATGAAGTTAACCACGATGAGCGGAAAACAGAACTTGGATGGCCTCAATTGAGTTCTTGTGAAGGAGGTGGTCCAAGGTTAGAAGAACAACATCGTGAACCTACCAGTAGTATTTTGCTTAATGGCTCTAATATTAACCCTAACCCTCTTTTTGCACAATGTTCCAATTCTAACATAATGCAACAAAACCTAAACTTAAATACTGGTTTTCTGAGTCATGATGGTGATAATTATCAAGTCATGGGATGTCCTAATTCATTGAAGTCAGGTGGATCTGAAAATGAGCGGATTCCACCTGCTAGTGGTTCTGAATCTTTTCCACTTCCTTCAGGAAGTAGTGGATATCGAACTGAAGAGAATGATAGCCGACCTGGTTGTTCATTTGAGGGTCGCCGCGCCTCCCGCAAAAGGAAGGCTCTTGAAGAACGTGTTGAACAGTCCTCTGTGAGTGGAAGTTGTAGTTATTTTCAGCATTCAGAAAGTAGTGCTTGGCCTGCTGTTTCTGCTCACTGTGATGGAGGCAGCAGTTTAAGTATGTCTGCTTCATCAGAACAGGTAAACTCAGGACTTGTACTAGGTGTCAGAGCACCAGCTTCTGATCGTGTACCAGATGCATACGTGGCAGGAAGTGCGGAAAGCTCCAGAAGAAATTTTCGTGTGAGGATGAATCCTTCAGTCCATCAAGAATCACTTACCCCACCTCTATTTCCAACAGGGAGTCCTGTTATGCATTCTAGTGTTTCATCTATTCACCAGTTGTCAGATCAATCTTTGAACTCAAGATCAGCACCAGTGGTAGATAATGCAAGCCCTCAAAACCAGCCTATTCTTATGCATGTTCCAACTTTGCCTCGAAATTTGCAACCTTTTAGGTGGGATAGAGGTTCTACCTCAAGAACTGGGAGTTCGTCAAATCCTAATTTTTCTAGGGATAGAGATGCTTTTCCACGCGAGGAAGCCCGGACAAGAAGCATGGGAAGAAATATATTGGAACATCCTATGTTTGTACCCACCCCTGGTTTAAGAAATTTGGTTCGAAGTCAAGCAAATAGGACTTTACCTGCCAGAAATTTACATATACCTGGAAATGTTGGTTCATCATCTCGGACGGTTTCAAGTTCAGGTGTTCATACATCATCTGGTCCTTCATGGGTTTCTCATCTCAATCTTCCTCCCATTCGTTATCCACGAAGATTTTCTGAATTGGTTCGTCGGTCTTTGATTTCTTCCCTTGGTCCAGAGTCTGGAGGCCATGGCAGTAATCAAACTCCATTGCATTCTGGTCCTCCCCCTTCCCCAGAAGATATGGTGCTTTCATCTGGAGCTGTTAATCAGGTTCATCATCAGTCTTACCCGATAGCACCAGCAGCATCATTGTTGGAGAGACAAAATGCTGGTGTGATTGGATTTCCACAGCCACTGCGAAGTTTGACTCCTTCCTTTGAAGGAAGAAGCAGATTTGTTGTATCTGAG ATTCGAAATGTGCTGGATCTCATGCGTAGGGGAGAAAGCTTGCGATATGAG GATGTTATGATCCTTGACCAGTCGGTATTTTTTGGGGTGGCCGACATCCATGATCGGCATAGGGATATGCGGCTTGATGTTGATAACATGTCTTATGAG GAGTTATTGGCTCTGGAGGAGCGCATTGGTAATGTGAGCACAGGATTAAGTGAAGAAACCATATTGAACCGATTGAAACAGAAGAAATATTCTATCGAAACAATATCCCAGCAAGAGAGAGAACCATGTTGTATTTGTCag GAGGAATATAATGACAATGAAGATATTGGAACACTTGAATGTGGGCATGATTTTCACGCTAGTTGTATCAAACAATGGCTAATGCACAAAAATTTGTGCCCCATTTGTAAAACAACAGCCCTTTCTACATCATAG
- the LOC123229446 gene encoding probable E3 ubiquitin-protein ligase RHG1A isoform X1, protein MQGQRGTIDSLPETLSFDHGSASSSAVDQQICWNNMRNSTDNRLPDYMLSPTDTNITYVNPMIHQRQTLNGWSLGEPSSSGPQNEVNHDERKTELGWPQLSSCEGGGPRLEEQHREPTSSILLNGSNINPNPLFAQCSNSNIMQQNLNLNTGFLSHDGDNYQVMGCPNSLKSGGSENERIPPASGSESFPLPSGSSGYRTEENDSRPGCSFEGRRASRKRKALEERVEQSSVSGSCSYFQHSESSAWPAVSAHCDGGSSLSMSASSEQVNSGLVLGVRAPASDRVPDAYVAGSAESSRRNFRVRMNPSVHQESLTPPLFPTGSPVMHSSVSSIHQLSDQSLNSRSAPVVDNASPQNQPILMHVPTLPRNLQPFRWDRGSTSRTGSSSNPNFSRDRDAFPREEARTRSMGRNILEHPMFVPTPGLRNLVRSQANRTLPARNLHIPGNVGSSSRTVSSSGVHTSSGPSWVSHLNLPPIRYPRRFSELVRRSLISSLGPESGGHGSNQTPLHSGPPPSPEDMVLSSGAVNQVHHQSYPIAPAASLLERQNAGVIGFPQPLRSLTPSFEGRSRFVVSEQIRNVLDLMRRGESLRYEDVMILDQSVFFGVADIHDRHRDMRLDVDNMSYEELLALEERIGNVSTGLSEETILNRLKQKKYSIETISQQEREPCCICQEEYNDNEDIGTLECGHDFHASCIKQWLMHKNLCPICKTTALSTS, encoded by the exons ATGCAAGGGCAAAGGGGTACTATTGATTCTTTGCCTGAAACCTTAAGTTTTGACCATGGTTCTGCATCAAGTTCTGCTGTAGATCAGCAAATTTGCTGGAATAATATGCGGAATTCAACTGACAATCGATTGCCAGACTATATGCTATCACCCACTGATACAAACATTACATATGTGAATCCTATGATTCATCAACGGCAAACCTTGAATGGCTGGAGCTTAGGTGAACCCAGCTCTAGTGGTCCCCAAAATGAAGTTAACCACGATGAGCGGAAAACAGAACTTGGATGGCCTCAATTGAGTTCTTGTGAAGGAGGTGGTCCAAGGTTAGAAGAACAACATCGTGAACCTACCAGTAGTATTTTGCTTAATGGCTCTAATATTAACCCTAACCCTCTTTTTGCACAATGTTCCAATTCTAACATAATGCAACAAAACCTAAACTTAAATACTGGTTTTCTGAGTCATGATGGTGATAATTATCAAGTCATGGGATGTCCTAATTCATTGAAGTCAGGTGGATCTGAAAATGAGCGGATTCCACCTGCTAGTGGTTCTGAATCTTTTCCACTTCCTTCAGGAAGTAGTGGATATCGAACTGAAGAGAATGATAGCCGACCTGGTTGTTCATTTGAGGGTCGCCGCGCCTCCCGCAAAAGGAAGGCTCTTGAAGAACGTGTTGAACAGTCCTCTGTGAGTGGAAGTTGTAGTTATTTTCAGCATTCAGAAAGTAGTGCTTGGCCTGCTGTTTCTGCTCACTGTGATGGAGGCAGCAGTTTAAGTATGTCTGCTTCATCAGAACAGGTAAACTCAGGACTTGTACTAGGTGTCAGAGCACCAGCTTCTGATCGTGTACCAGATGCATACGTGGCAGGAAGTGCGGAAAGCTCCAGAAGAAATTTTCGTGTGAGGATGAATCCTTCAGTCCATCAAGAATCACTTACCCCACCTCTATTTCCAACAGGGAGTCCTGTTATGCATTCTAGTGTTTCATCTATTCACCAGTTGTCAGATCAATCTTTGAACTCAAGATCAGCACCAGTGGTAGATAATGCAAGCCCTCAAAACCAGCCTATTCTTATGCATGTTCCAACTTTGCCTCGAAATTTGCAACCTTTTAGGTGGGATAGAGGTTCTACCTCAAGAACTGGGAGTTCGTCAAATCCTAATTTTTCTAGGGATAGAGATGCTTTTCCACGCGAGGAAGCCCGGACAAGAAGCATGGGAAGAAATATATTGGAACATCCTATGTTTGTACCCACCCCTGGTTTAAGAAATTTGGTTCGAAGTCAAGCAAATAGGACTTTACCTGCCAGAAATTTACATATACCTGGAAATGTTGGTTCATCATCTCGGACGGTTTCAAGTTCAGGTGTTCATACATCATCTGGTCCTTCATGGGTTTCTCATCTCAATCTTCCTCCCATTCGTTATCCACGAAGATTTTCTGAATTGGTTCGTCGGTCTTTGATTTCTTCCCTTGGTCCAGAGTCTGGAGGCCATGGCAGTAATCAAACTCCATTGCATTCTGGTCCTCCCCCTTCCCCAGAAGATATGGTGCTTTCATCTGGAGCTGTTAATCAGGTTCATCATCAGTCTTACCCGATAGCACCAGCAGCATCATTGTTGGAGAGACAAAATGCTGGTGTGATTGGATTTCCACAGCCACTGCGAAGTTTGACTCCTTCCTTTGAAGGAAGAAGCAGATTTGTTGTATCTGAG CAGATTCGAAATGTGCTGGATCTCATGCGTAGGGGAGAAAGCTTGCGATATGAG GATGTTATGATCCTTGACCAGTCGGTATTTTTTGGGGTGGCCGACATCCATGATCGGCATAGGGATATGCGGCTTGATGTTGATAACATGTCTTATGAG GAGTTATTGGCTCTGGAGGAGCGCATTGGTAATGTGAGCACAGGATTAAGTGAAGAAACCATATTGAACCGATTGAAACAGAAGAAATATTCTATCGAAACAATATCCCAGCAAGAGAGAGAACCATGTTGTATTTGTCag GAGGAATATAATGACAATGAAGATATTGGAACACTTGAATGTGGGCATGATTTTCACGCTAGTTGTATCAAACAATGGCTAATGCACAAAAATTTGTGCCCCATTTGTAAAACAACAGCCCTTTCTACATCATAG